From the genome of Deinococcus sp. JMULE3, one region includes:
- the ileS gene encoding isoleucine--tRNA ligase encodes MTDKKTLFTPVQGNPNFPALEQGILDFWKRERVFERSLEQTQGGPVFTFFEGPPTANGQPGVHHVQARSFKDLFPRFRTMQGFHVPRKAGWDTHGLPVELGVEKKLGLNSKREVEAYGIDKFNAECRASVFEYEAEWRRFTERMGYWVDLDDAYMTLHRDYIESIWWSVKNLSEKGLLYKGFRVAPYCPKDGTTLSNAEVSEGYKDIQDPSVYVPFRLTDPARLGLEDGAAFLVWTTTPWTLPYNVGVAIHPEFEYVAARDKDGHVLILAASLRAEVLGEDAEVVKTFKGSELERVAYQPLFTEAYEAEGEGKPVWMSGLDTYVSDSDGTGIVHTAPAFGEDDMRLARNYGFPVIVGVDGEGKHRFGPWQGVFFRDANTEIVRDLRARGLMWREKNFLHAYPHCWRCGTPLMYYATESWYLNNTRLKERLIELNQTIDWHPPHIRNGRYGGWLENLIDWNLSRNRYWGTPLPVWEAEDGEYRVIGSYAELAELSGRPELTGPDFDPHRPFVDDITFEADGKTFRRVPYVMDVWYDSGSMPFAQHHYPFENKEKFENGGFPADFIAEAIDQTRGWFNSLHQIGTMVFDSVAYKSVICSGHILDEKGAKMSKSKGNVVNPWDVFEQYGADAARWYMYVSAPPELSRRFGMNLVGEAFRSYFLTLWNTYSFFVLYANLDQPDLKAAAPADQRPEVDRWLLAKVQALIATVTGALENYDPTGASRALQDFVVEDLSNWYVRRNRRRFWAGDDGADHNAYATLHYALVTVTQLTAPFTPFLAETLYGNLVRSLVPDAPDSVHLTPWPKVDEALAAPTLVGEMDAVLRVVSLGRAVRGQTGMRQRQPLPKVMVRARTADQTQALGRFAEQLKEELNVKEVELIDQYAELVSYVLRPNLPVLGKKFGKAVPQVRAALAAADASEVARFVRDGKQFEVIAPTGERFELGPDEVLVDAKSPEGFAAQEEAGYLVAFDTTLTRELELEGLARDLVRGVQDARKKAGFEVQDRIALHLDLQGDAREAAEAWQEYLMSETLAETLVFAAADGFEAELEGGKAYLQKLDTASHN; translated from the coding sequence ATGACCGACAAGAAGACCCTCTTCACGCCCGTGCAGGGCAACCCGAACTTCCCCGCGCTGGAACAGGGCATCCTCGACTTCTGGAAACGCGAACGCGTGTTCGAACGCTCGCTGGAACAGACCCAGGGCGGCCCCGTCTTCACGTTCTTCGAGGGGCCACCCACCGCGAACGGCCAGCCCGGCGTGCACCACGTCCAGGCCCGCTCGTTCAAGGACCTCTTCCCGCGCTTCCGGACCATGCAGGGCTTCCACGTGCCCCGCAAGGCCGGCTGGGACACGCACGGCCTGCCGGTCGAGCTGGGCGTCGAGAAGAAACTCGGCCTGAACAGCAAACGTGAGGTCGAGGCGTACGGCATCGACAAGTTCAACGCCGAGTGCCGCGCCAGCGTGTTCGAGTACGAGGCCGAGTGGCGCCGCTTCACCGAGCGCATGGGCTACTGGGTGGACCTGGACGACGCGTACATGACGCTGCACAGGGACTACATCGAGAGCATCTGGTGGAGCGTCAAGAACCTCAGCGAGAAGGGCCTGCTGTACAAGGGCTTCCGCGTCGCGCCGTACTGCCCCAAGGACGGCACGACCCTGAGCAACGCCGAGGTCAGCGAGGGGTACAAGGACATCCAGGACCCCAGCGTGTACGTGCCGTTCCGCCTGACCGACCCGGCCCGCCTGGGCCTGGAGGACGGCGCGGCGTTCCTGGTGTGGACGACCACCCCCTGGACGCTGCCGTACAACGTGGGCGTCGCCATCCACCCGGAGTTCGAGTACGTGGCCGCGCGCGACAAGGACGGCCACGTGCTGATCCTGGCCGCCAGCCTGCGCGCCGAGGTGCTGGGCGAGGACGCCGAGGTCGTGAAGACCTTCAAGGGCAGCGAACTGGAGCGCGTGGCGTACCAGCCGCTGTTCACGGAAGCCTACGAGGCCGAGGGCGAGGGCAAGCCCGTGTGGATGTCGGGTCTGGACACCTACGTGTCCGACAGCGACGGGACCGGGATCGTGCACACCGCGCCCGCCTTCGGTGAGGACGACATGCGCCTGGCGCGGAACTACGGCTTCCCGGTGATCGTCGGTGTGGACGGCGAGGGCAAGCACCGCTTCGGCCCCTGGCAGGGCGTGTTCTTCCGCGACGCGAACACCGAGATCGTCCGCGACCTGCGCGCGCGCGGCCTGATGTGGCGCGAGAAGAACTTCCTGCACGCCTACCCGCACTGCTGGCGCTGCGGCACCCCGCTGATGTACTACGCCACCGAGAGCTGGTACCTGAACAACACCCGCCTCAAGGAGCGTCTGATCGAACTGAACCAGACGATCGACTGGCACCCGCCGCACATCAGGAACGGCCGCTACGGCGGGTGGCTGGAGAACCTGATCGACTGGAACCTCTCGCGCAACCGCTACTGGGGCACGCCGCTGCCCGTGTGGGAGGCCGAGGACGGCGAGTACCGCGTGATCGGCAGCTACGCCGAACTGGCCGAACTGAGTGGCCGCCCCGAACTGACCGGCCCGGACTTCGACCCGCACCGGCCGTTCGTGGACGACATCACCTTCGAGGCGGATGGCAAGACCTTCCGGCGCGTGCCGTACGTGATGGACGTCTGGTACGACAGCGGCAGCATGCCGTTCGCGCAGCACCACTACCCCTTCGAGAACAAAGAAAAATTCGAGAACGGCGGCTTCCCCGCCGACTTCATCGCGGAGGCCATCGACCAGACGCGCGGCTGGTTCAACAGCCTGCACCAGATCGGCACGATGGTGTTCGATTCCGTGGCGTACAAGAGCGTCATCTGCTCCGGGCACATCCTGGACGAGAAGGGCGCGAAGATGAGCAAGAGCAAGGGGAACGTCGTGAACCCCTGGGACGTGTTCGAGCAGTACGGCGCGGACGCCGCCCGCTGGTACATGTACGTCAGCGCGCCGCCCGAACTGAGCCGCCGCTTCGGCATGAACCTCGTGGGCGAGGCGTTCCGCTCCTACTTCCTGACGCTGTGGAACACCTACTCGTTCTTCGTGCTGTACGCCAACCTGGACCAGCCGGACCTGAAGGCCGCCGCGCCCGCCGATCAGCGTCCCGAGGTGGACCGCTGGCTGCTCGCCAAGGTGCAGGCCCTGATCGCCACGGTCACGGGCGCGCTGGAGAACTACGACCCGACCGGGGCCAGCCGCGCCCTGCAGGACTTCGTGGTGGAGGACCTGAGCAACTGGTACGTGCGCCGCAACCGCCGCCGCTTCTGGGCCGGGGACGACGGCGCCGACCACAACGCGTACGCCACGCTGCACTACGCCCTGGTGACCGTCACGCAGCTCACCGCGCCGTTCACGCCGTTCCTCGCCGAGACGCTGTACGGGAACCTCGTGCGCTCGCTGGTCCCGGACGCGCCCGACAGCGTGCACCTCACCCCCTGGCCCAAAGTCGACGAGGCGCTGGCCGCCCCGACCCTGGTGGGCGAGATGGACGCCGTCCTGCGCGTCGTCAGCCTGGGTCGCGCCGTTCGCGGACAGACCGGCATGCGCCAGCGTCAGCCCCTCCCGAAGGTCATGGTCCGCGCCCGCACCGCCGACCAGACCCAGGCGCTGGGCCGTTTCGCCGAGCAGCTCAAGGAGGAACTGAACGTCAAGGAGGTCGAACTGATCGACCAGTACGCGGAACTCGTCAGCTACGTGCTGCGCCCCAACCTCCCGGTGCTGGGCAAGAAGTTCGGGAAGGCCGTCCCGCAGGTCCGCGCCGCGCTGGCCGCCGCCGACGCCAGCGAGGTCGCCCGCTTCGTGCGCGACGGCAAGCAGTTCGAGGTCATCGCCCCGACCGGTGAACGCTTCGAACTCGGGCCGGACGAGGTCCTCGTGGACGCCAAGTCCCCCGAAGGCTTCGCCGCGCAGGAGGAAGCCGGGTACCTCGTCGCGTTCGACACCACCCTCACCCGCGAACTGGAACTCGAAGGGCTCGCCCGCGACCTCGTACGCGGCGTGCAGGACGCCCGCAAGAAGGCCGGATTCGAGGTGCAGGACCGCATCGCCCTCCACCTGGACCTTCAAGGCGACGCCCGCGAGGCCGCCGAAGCGTGGCAGGAATACCTGATGAGCGAAACGCTGGCCGAGACGCTGGTGTTCGCCGCCGCCGACGGCTTCGAAGCCGAACTCGAAGGCGGGAAGGCCTACCTGCAGAAACTGGACACCGCCAGCCACAACTGA
- a CDS encoding shikimate dehydrogenase has protein sequence MHPDSPLALIGYPAPAARALRDLGLIAVNVPTDDLRAVLDASRTLHFTGALVHPSQETHALGAVTPDAVARRVGRVDAIALSGEFHGTFALSDALTDALDASGYASRGASALILGVDAHDLALALPLARLGFTEIGIAAESTPEAERAARDLPAGRRAYPLSRRDPSVGDFAARADLIVLTAGPLPSGLVQPYHTVIDLTGRASVTGSGASTLDLRDLPLRRLARQLEHATGQRFHPQELEGALQALV, from the coding sequence ATGCATCCCGACTCGCCCCTGGCCCTGATCGGCTACCCCGCCCCGGCCGCCCGCGCCCTGCGCGACCTCGGCCTGATCGCCGTGAACGTCCCCACTGACGACCTGCGCGCCGTGCTGGACGCCAGCCGCACCCTCCACTTTACCGGCGCACTCGTCCACCCCAGCCAGGAAACGCACGCGCTCGGCGCTGTCACACCCGACGCCGTCGCCCGCCGCGTGGGACGCGTGGACGCCATCGCCCTGAGCGGCGAATTCCACGGTACCTTCGCCCTCAGCGACGCCCTGACCGACGCGCTGGACGCCAGCGGGTACGCCTCTCGCGGCGCGAGTGCCCTGATCCTCGGTGTGGACGCCCACGACCTCGCCCTCGCCCTGCCCCTCGCCCGGCTGGGCTTCACCGAGATCGGCATCGCCGCCGAGAGCACCCCCGAAGCGGAACGCGCCGCCCGCGACCTCCCCGCCGGACGCCGCGCCTACCCCCTGAGCCGCCGCGACCCCAGCGTCGGCGACTTCGCCGCCCGCGCCGACCTGATCGTGCTCACCGCCGGACCGCTCCCCAGTGGACTCGTGCAGCCGTACCACACCGTCATCGACCTGACCGGCCGCGCCAGCGTCACCGGCAGCGGCGCCAGCACCCTCGACCTGCGCGACCTCCCCCTGCGCCGCCTCGCCCGTCAGCTGGAACACGCCACCGGTCAGCGCTTCCACCCGCAGGAACTCGAAGGAGCCCTGCAGGCCCTCGTGTAA
- a CDS encoding tryptophan-rich sensory protein yields the protein MTGLPRQITLLLATILTLVMNYLSNALPLFGNSNKEVSDALPNAFTPAGLTFAVWGPIFLGLLVFAVYQALPAQRGPRYDRLFWPFLLSNLLNVSWLLAFQSLNFGPSVIIMLALLASLVWLYLTVRGLPPQGAERWTLALPTSLYLGWISVATIANITAYLVSVGVTTGALGLSAPSGPPCSS from the coding sequence ATGACCGGACTTCCCAGGCAGATCACGCTACTGCTCGCCACGATCCTCACGCTCGTGATGAACTACCTCAGCAACGCCCTCCCGCTCTTCGGCAACTCCAACAAGGAAGTCAGCGACGCCCTCCCGAACGCCTTCACGCCCGCCGGACTCACGTTCGCCGTGTGGGGCCCCATCTTCCTGGGCCTGCTGGTCTTCGCCGTGTACCAGGCGCTGCCCGCCCAGCGCGGCCCCCGCTATGACCGGCTGTTCTGGCCGTTCCTGCTGAGCAACCTGCTGAACGTCTCCTGGCTGCTGGCCTTCCAGAGCCTCAACTTCGGCCCCAGCGTGATCATCATGCTGGCCCTGCTCGCCAGCCTCGTCTGGCTGTACCTCACGGTGCGCGGCCTGCCGCCTCAGGGCGCGGAACGCTGGACGCTCGCGCTGCCCACCTCGCTGTACCTGGGCTGGATCAGCGTCGCCACGATCGCCAACATCACCGCGTACCTCGTCAGCGTCGGCGTGACCACCGGCGCGCTGGGCCTCAGCGCCCCGTCTGGTCCGCCGTGCTCGTCGTGA